One Huiozyma naganishii CBS 8797 chromosome 5, complete genome DNA segment encodes these proteins:
- the MRPL6 gene encoding mitochondrial 54S ribosomal protein uL6m (similar to Saccharomyces cerevisiae MRPL6 (YHR147C); ancestral locus Anc_5.109), with the protein MTVGRVFWAVGGRRWSHVGAQPLFVPSGATLRVENVAVPRVVARPRGATLVLSQRAVVEGPLGVVGVDVPSFVKIKRDPAGGTLQLGVLDETRGEQRAMWGTVRALLHNAVSGVTEGHLAVLKFVGTGYRAVVEEEEGGGKFVAVKVGASVRQGLAVPPGVSVRCPQPTTLVVEGCDRQQVMQFAARIRHFHPPEPYKGKGIYVNDETIKLKNKKIK; encoded by the coding sequence ATGACCGTTGGAAGGGTGTTTTGGGCTGTTGGTGGGCGGCGGTGGTCGCATGTTGGTGCACAGCCGCTGTTTGTGCCCTCTGGGGCGACTCTCCGGGTCGAGAATGTCGCTGTGCCGCGGGTCGTGGCGAGACCTCGTGGTGCGACGCTTGTGTTGTCGCAGAGGGCTGTCGTGGAGGGTCCCCTAGGTGTAGTGGGCGTTGATGTGCCGTCGTTTGTGAAGATAAAGCGGGATCCAGCCGGTGGTACTTTGCAATTGGGTGTTTTGGACGAGACACGAGGGGAACAGCGCGCCATGTGGGGGACAGTGAGGGCACTGTTGCACAATGCGGTCTCGGGGGTCACGGAGGGGCATCTCGCGGTGTTGAAGTTTGTAGGGACAGGGTACCGTGCCGTtgtggaagaagaagaaggtgGTGGGAAGTTTGTTGCTGTGAAAGTTGGTGCTTCTGTACGACAGGGGCTTGCAGTTCCACCTGGGGTCTCTGTGCGGTGTCCGCAACCGACCACACTGGTAGTGGAGGGGTGTGATCGGCAGCAGGTGATGCAGTTTGCAGCTCGGATCAGACACTTCCACCCACCGGAACCGTACAAGGGTAAAGGTATTTATGTCAATGACGAGACgatcaagt
- the IMP3 gene encoding snoRNA-binding rRNA-processing protein IMP3 (similar to Saccharomyces cerevisiae IMP3 (YHR148W); ancestral locus Anc_5.108), with product MPRKLKHHEQRLLKKVDFLQWKQDQQHRDGEVMRRYHVEDREDYHRYNRLCGDVRRLAHRLSLLPPGDPFRRDRESRLLEKLHRMGVLPAAGKVSDLERKVTVSAFCRRRLPVVMHRLRMAPTVGDAVKFVEQGHVRVGPHLITDPAYLVTRNMEDYVTWTDGSKIKRTALKYRNAIDDFDLE from the coding sequence ATGCCTCGTAAGTTGAAACACCATGAGCAGCGGCTGctgaagaaagtggacttCTTGCAGTGGAAGCAGGATCAGCAGCACCGGGACGGGGAGGTGATGAGGCGGTACCACGTCGAGGACAGAGAGGATTACCATCGATACAACCGTCTCTGCGGGGACGTGAGGCGTCTCGCGCACCGTCTGTCGCTGCTGCCACCGGGGGACCCCTTCCGTCGGGACAGGGAGTCCCGTTTgttggagaagttgcaCAGGATGGGCGTGTTGCCCGCGGCGGGCAAAGTGTCTGACTTGGAGAGGAAAGTCACGGTCAGTGCGTTCTGTAGGAGACGGCTCCCCGTGGTGATGCACAGGCTCAGGATGGCCCCGACGGTCGGGGACGCAGTGAAGTTTGTAGAGCAGGGGCATGTCCGTGTCGGACCACATTTGATCACAGACCCGGCGTACCTCGTCACAAGGAACATGGAGGACTACGTCACTTGGACGGATGGGTCCAAGATTAAACGCACTGCGCTCAAGTACCGTAACGCCATCGACGACTTCGATCTGGAGTAG